From the genome of Danaus plexippus chromosome 30, MEX_DaPlex, whole genome shotgun sequence, one region includes:
- the LOC116776709 gene encoding peroxisomal biogenesis factor 19 has translation MSESKDVSKNDADPELDDLLDSALQEMTKKPETKTEETPQNIWSEEFIKEAASQFESNMAAILGGFSGVPEDQITQEQIASTFSKMAEAAAQVLKPMKENEALPASDPGAQEKIDEVSAAISQTLQNLNTNSESLQTPFSEQDLANMFNNFNLSEGSQDGNMFLPFMQGMMQSLLSKEVLYPSLKELVDKYPDWLRDNKGKLPQEDYERYEKQQSLMNQVCSELEPEQESDPEDVKRKRFEKVLKLMQQMQDLGQPPTDLVGDMAVPPEGFAAPPGQDASQCCVM, from the exons atgtCGGAAAGCAAAGATGTTTCGAAAAATGATGCCGATCCCGAATTGGATGACTTGTTGGACA GTGCTTTACAAGAAATGACGAAGAAACCTGAAACAAAAACTGAAGAAACTCCACAGAATATATGGAGCGaggaatttattaaagaagcCGCCTCGCAGTTTGAAAGCAACATGGCCGCTATACTTGGCGGCTTCAGCGGAGTCCCtg AGGATCAAATAACACAGGAGCAAATTGCATCGACATTTTCAAAAATGGCGG aagCGGCAGCGCAGGTGCTGAAGCCGATGAAAGAAAATGAAGCTCTCCCAGCAAGCGATCCCGGGGCGCAAGAGAAAATAGACGAG gTGTCAGCAGCCATCTCACAGACGCTACAGAATTTAAACACTAATTCAGAAAGCTTGCAAACTCCGTTCTCCGAACAGGATCTAGCCAACATGttcaataatttcaatttaagcGAAGGAAGTcag GACGGGAATATGTTCCTACCCTTCATGCAAGGAATGATGCAGTCATTGCTATCCAAGGAGGTTTTGTATCCGTCACTGAAGGAACTGGTGGACAAATATCCAGACTGGTTAAGGGATAACAAAGGCAAATTACCGCAGGAGGATTACGAACG ATATGAAAAACAGCAGTCGTTAATGAATCAGGTGTGTTCGGAGCTGGAACCGGAACAAGAATCTGATCCCGAAGACGTGAAGAGGAAGAGGTTCGAGAAAGTACTGAAATTGATGCAGCAG ATGCAAGATTTAGGCCAGCCCCCCACAGACTTGGTGGGCGATATGGCAGTCCCGCCTGAAGGGTTCGCGGCGCCCCCGGGTCAGGACGCGTCCCAGTGTTGTGTAATGTAG
- the LOC116776707 gene encoding putative fatty acyl-CoA reductase CG5065, translated as MCEKIENCKNMEWLNGNDPKIPNFNDLNEPRNLCEERIADYFQDSIILVTGGTGFVGKALLEKLLRSCPGIDTIYILMRPKRGLSVEQRYKELLKNQVFDHIRTRWPDRLSKLYPITGDVSAPNLGVSAEQQQLLNKCHTVFHSAATVRFTDPLHAAAALNVQGTASLLQLAEDMPFLKALVHVSTAYSNAPRSHIEERVYAPPYDPESIVRCTKMLPAETVEVIAESLQGEHPNPYTLTKALAESIVYSHTNLPVCIVRPSIVTAAYQEPFPGWIDNIYGVTGIIMEISRGTYRSGYCRERYVVDLVPVDMVVNSCILAAWRQGSKKPGRCPVYNVTSGSINPLQWGHFTKLCVKWARENPTKYVMWYPNFAFTESRVMNTFWEISCHFLPAFLYDLLLRAQGRKAIMMKLARRFKMAAATGEYFANHEWQFSVSELTALHDEASVASDAGAFSHWPGHFNWESYIGSYMLGIRRFILKDGIESLPQARNKLKRLYWVHRLFQVATGYYLFKFLAGRLR; from the exons ATGTGTGAAAAAATCGAAAATTG taaAAACATGGAGTGGCTGAACGGGAATGACCCAAAAATACCAAACTTCAATGACCTAAATGAGCCAAGAAACCTTTGCGAAGAGAGAATCGCGGACTATTTCCAGGATTCTATCATTCTGGTGACGGGGGGCACCGGCTTCGTGGGGAAAGCACTCCTGGAGAAGCTTTTGCGGAGTTGTCCTGGGATTGATACAATTTACATATTGATGAGACCCAAACGTGGTCTCTCGGTGGAACAGAGGTATAAGGAACTTTTGAAAAATCAG GTATTTGACCACATACGAACAAGATGGCCGGATCGTCTATCCAAGCTCTATCCAATAACTGGTGATGTATCAGCCCCAAATCTTGGCGTCAGCGCTGAACAACAGCAATTGTTGAATAAATGTCATACCGTATTCCATTCTGCTGCAACTGTGAGATTTACTGATCCATTGCACGCTGCAGCCGCCCTTAATGTGCAAGGAACGGCTAGCTTGCTGCAATTGGCTGAGGACATGCCCTTCCTTAAG GCCCTGGTTCACGTGTCTACCGCATACAGCAATGCCCCACGTAGCCACATCGAAGAAAGGGTCTACGCCCCACCATACGACCCTGAGAGCATTGTCAGATGCACCAAGATGTTACCGGCTGAAACCGTCGAAGTTATTGCCGAATCCTTACAG ggTGAACATCCAAACCCATACACCCTCACGAAGGCTCTGGCGGAGTCCATCGTATACAGTCACACAAATCTCCCCGTCTGCATAGTACGTCCTTCCATTG TGACAGCTGCCTACCAAGAACCTTTTCCGGGATGGATTGACAACATATATGGAGTGACAG GTATTATAATGGAAATTTCTCGAGGGACCTACCGTTCTGGTTATTGTCGTGAACGGTACGTGGTCGACCTGGTGCCAGTGGACATGGTGGTCAATAGCTGCATACTCGCAGCTTGGAGGCAAGGCAGCAAGAA ACCTGGTCGTTGTCCCGTGTACAACGTGACGTCTGGGTCAATTAATCCGTTGCAATGGGGACATTTCACCAAACTTTGCGTCAAATGGGCGAGAGAGAATCCCacgaa GTATGTCATGTGGTATCCTAACTTTGCGTTCACGGAGTCTCGTGTCATGAATACGTTTTGGGAAATTTCTTGTCACTTCTTACCGGCTTTCTTGTATGATTTACTGCTGAGGGCCCAAGGAAGGAAAGCTAt aatgatGAAACTGGCTCGTCGTTTCAAAATGGCGGCTGCGACTGGCGAATATTTCGCCAATCACGAGTGGCAGTTCAGTGTGTCAGAATTGACAGCTCTCCACGATGAAGCTAGTGTTGCCAGTGACGCAGGCGCGTTCTCCCACTGGCCAGGGCACTTCAACTGGGAGTCGTATATCGGTTCATATATGTTGGGAATTCGGAGATTTATCCTCAAGGACGGCATTGAATCTCTGCCCCAAGCCAGGAATAAACTGAAGAG aTTATATTGGGTACATCGGCTGTTCCAAGTCGCAACCGGATATTATCTCTTCAAATTTTTAGCTGGCCGATTAcgataa